From Micromonospora sp. NBC_01699, a single genomic window includes:
- a CDS encoding ABC transporter ATP-binding protein, which yields MLATRGLSWRIGEVAIVDNVSFDLAPGEFLGVIGPNGAGKTSLFNLISGLRRPTEGQVLLHGQDISGLPPHRRAGLGLGRTFQASSVFGSLDVRENVRLAVQAHRGGSMKLWRRAAADRDVAAAADAALDRVGLNHRGTALAGTLAHGEKRKLEIALLLAGEPTVMLLDEPMAGVSAEDVPELVAVIRSLTGDSGRSVLMVEHHMDVILELADRIAVMHHGALLAIDTPDTVMANATVQEAYLGESL from the coding sequence GTGCTGGCCACCCGAGGCCTCAGTTGGCGAATCGGCGAAGTCGCCATCGTCGACAACGTCTCCTTCGACCTGGCGCCGGGAGAGTTCCTCGGCGTGATCGGGCCGAACGGAGCGGGCAAGACGTCCCTGTTCAACCTGATCTCCGGGCTGCGGCGCCCCACCGAGGGGCAGGTGCTGCTGCACGGACAGGACATCAGCGGGCTCCCGCCGCACCGGCGGGCCGGCCTCGGGCTCGGCCGCACCTTCCAAGCCTCCTCGGTCTTCGGCTCGCTCGACGTGCGGGAGAACGTGCGGCTCGCCGTACAGGCGCATCGTGGCGGGTCGATGAAGCTGTGGCGGCGGGCGGCGGCCGACCGGGACGTGGCCGCCGCCGCCGACGCGGCGCTCGACCGCGTCGGCCTCAACCACCGGGGTACGGCACTCGCCGGCACCCTCGCCCACGGCGAGAAGCGCAAACTCGAAATCGCGCTGCTGCTCGCCGGTGAACCGACGGTGATGCTGCTGGACGAGCCGATGGCCGGGGTCAGCGCCGAGGACGTGCCGGAACTGGTCGCCGTCATCCGGTCACTGACCGGCGACAGCGGCCGGTCGGTGCTGATGGTCGAGCACCACATGGACGTGATCCTGGAGCTCGCCGACCGGATAGCGGTCATGCATCACGGCGCGCTGCTCGCCATCGACACCCCGGACACCGTCATGGCCAACGCCACCGTGCAAGAGGCGTACCTGGGGGAGTCACTGTGA
- a CDS encoding ABC transporter ATP-binding protein translates to MSAALPILTVEDLSVRIAGLHILQGVSFTVAPTGVTVLLGRNGVGKTTTLRAIIGLTPRNGEVSGAIRTGSQSLTGQPTHRLVRGGLGYVPEDRCVFAGLTVSENLRLAEQRGTKPAYDKVYELFPELDRRGRQRAGSLSGGQQQMLAIGRVLLNDNKLLLVDEPTKGLAPKVVTEVAEVLERVAVTVPVLLVEQNLAVVRRLAESAIVLDAGRVAWTGNARQLLEEPDLTKNLLGVGSSGVHA, encoded by the coding sequence GTGAGCGCCGCGTTACCCATCCTGACCGTCGAGGACCTTTCGGTACGCATCGCCGGGCTGCACATCCTCCAGGGCGTCTCGTTCACGGTGGCGCCGACCGGGGTGACCGTGCTGCTCGGGCGCAACGGGGTCGGCAAGACCACCACCCTGCGCGCCATCATCGGGCTCACCCCGCGCAACGGCGAGGTGAGCGGCGCCATCCGTACCGGTTCGCAGAGTCTGACCGGGCAGCCGACCCACAGGCTGGTCCGGGGCGGGCTCGGTTACGTGCCCGAGGACCGGTGCGTGTTCGCCGGACTCACCGTGAGCGAAAACCTGCGGCTCGCCGAACAGCGTGGCACAAAACCGGCGTACGACAAGGTCTATGAACTTTTCCCTGAACTGGACCGGCGCGGACGGCAACGGGCCGGCTCGCTCTCCGGTGGTCAGCAGCAGATGCTCGCCATCGGTCGGGTCCTGCTCAACGACAACAAGCTGCTGCTGGTCGACGAGCCGACCAAGGGGCTCGCCCCGAAGGTCGTCACCGAGGTGGCCGAGGTGCTCGAACGGGTCGCCGTCACCGTGCCGGTGCTGCTGGTCGAGCAGAACCTCGCGGTCGTACGCCGGCTCGCCGAGTCCGCGATCGTGCTCGACGCCGGACGGGTCGCCTGGACCGGCAACGCCCGCCAACTACTGGAGGAGCCGGACCTGACCAAGAACCTGCTCGGAGTCGGATCGTCGGGGGTGCACGCCTGA
- a CDS encoding branched-chain amino acid ABC transporter permease yields MGTIVLLTLTGLGLAALYFLVAAGLSLVFGLADVLNFAHGLFLSVGAYGTWWAANHLPGAGSGGFGFVLAVAFGVAVGALVGALVELVMIRPLYSRNIEQVLVTVGLSLAGVALLQATWGADPRDFPRPDWARQVTVVLGAKVPNSILLLIVAAVVVLAALLAFLRYTRYGLVIRAGVENREMVTALGIDVRKAFTLVFVIGGAVAALAGGLGGVYYGSVSPSQGGSLLIFAFIVVVIGGMGSVVGSAYAAVVVGLLQQFVNYYGTSGAGDLCVVALLAAVLLLRPQGIAGKAVTA; encoded by the coding sequence ATGGGCACCATCGTGCTGTTGACGCTGACCGGGCTCGGTCTGGCGGCGCTGTACTTCCTCGTCGCCGCCGGGCTGTCCCTGGTGTTCGGCCTCGCCGACGTACTCAACTTCGCCCACGGGCTGTTTCTCTCCGTCGGCGCGTACGGCACCTGGTGGGCGGCGAACCACCTGCCCGGTGCCGGATCGGGCGGCTTCGGTTTCGTGCTCGCGGTCGCCTTCGGGGTGGCCGTCGGAGCGCTGGTCGGGGCGCTGGTCGAACTCGTCATGATCCGGCCGCTCTACTCGCGCAACATCGAACAGGTGCTGGTCACCGTCGGTCTGTCGCTGGCCGGGGTGGCGCTGCTCCAGGCGACCTGGGGCGCCGACCCGCGCGACTTCCCGCGCCCCGACTGGGCCCGGCAGGTGACCGTGGTGCTGGGCGCGAAGGTGCCGAACTCGATTCTGCTGCTGATCGTCGCCGCCGTCGTGGTGCTCGCCGCGCTGCTGGCCTTCCTCCGCTACACCCGCTACGGCCTGGTGATCCGGGCCGGGGTGGAGAACCGGGAGATGGTCACCGCGCTCGGCATCGACGTACGCAAGGCGTTCACCCTGGTCTTCGTCATCGGCGGGGCGGTGGCGGCACTCGCCGGTGGGCTCGGCGGCGTTTACTACGGCTCGGTGTCACCGAGCCAGGGCGGCTCGCTGCTCATCTTCGCCTTCATCGTGGTGGTGATCGGCGGGATGGGCTCGGTGGTCGGCTCCGCGTACGCGGCGGTTGTCGTCGGCCTGCTCCAGCAGTTCGTCAACTACTACGGCACCTCCGGTGCGGGTGACCTGTGCGTGGTCGCGCTGCTCGCGGCGGTGCTGCTGCTCCGCCCGCAGGGCATCGCCGGAAAGGCGGTAACGGCATGA
- a CDS encoding branched-chain amino acid ABC transporter permease, protein MTELQTPVAAPEVAAPAEPENRRGWFGIVRPWLPLVALVVFAILPYSTVSLPGLFDGPLNSPGTLQLLAICLVFGGLAAGYDLLFGRTGMLSFGHALYFAAGVYGTDILVTKGGLPLWQAALLTLAGGVILAALLGAVALRTAGIAFAMVTLAFAQVGATLVALDSGGLTGGEEGLPLDVSGLPDSLVGVANTVNLYWLALAYLALVVFVVARVAASPTGRVLAGLRDDERRIGVLGLDPYRFKLIAFTLSGGLATAGGVIYCLLVGGASPHITSSELTLSLLVMVVLGGPGTRWGPVIGGFLYMYLDHRLTDFGSSSAVDSLPTVLSAPLSQPLFVLGTVFILAVYFFPGGLASLSTRLTPLRRLLHRPTR, encoded by the coding sequence ATGACCGAGCTTCAGACTCCTGTGGCGGCGCCGGAGGTGGCCGCGCCGGCAGAACCGGAGAACCGCCGGGGCTGGTTCGGCATCGTCCGGCCCTGGCTGCCGCTGGTGGCGCTGGTGGTCTTCGCGATACTGCCGTACTCGACGGTGTCGCTGCCGGGGCTCTTCGACGGGCCGCTCAACTCACCCGGCACCCTGCAACTGCTCGCCATCTGCCTGGTCTTCGGTGGACTCGCCGCCGGGTACGACCTGCTGTTCGGGCGTACCGGCATGCTCAGCTTCGGGCACGCGCTCTACTTCGCCGCCGGGGTCTACGGCACCGACATCCTGGTCACCAAGGGCGGGCTGCCGCTGTGGCAGGCGGCCCTGCTGACGCTCGCCGGAGGCGTCATTCTGGCCGCCCTGCTCGGCGCGGTCGCGCTGCGTACGGCCGGGATCGCGTTCGCCATGGTGACGCTCGCCTTCGCCCAGGTCGGCGCGACCCTGGTGGCGCTGGACTCGGGTGGGCTCACCGGCGGCGAGGAGGGTCTGCCGCTGGACGTCTCCGGGTTGCCGGACAGCCTGGTCGGGGTGGCGAACACGGTCAACCTGTACTGGTTGGCGCTGGCGTACCTGGCCCTGGTCGTCTTCGTGGTGGCCCGGGTGGCCGCCTCGCCGACCGGTCGGGTGCTCGCCGGACTGCGTGACGACGAACGGCGGATCGGGGTGCTCGGGCTGGATCCGTACCGGTTCAAGCTGATCGCCTTCACCCTGTCCGGCGGCCTCGCCACCGCCGGTGGGGTGATCTACTGCCTGCTCGTCGGTGGCGCGTCGCCGCACATCACCTCGTCCGAGCTGACCCTGTCACTGCTGGTCATGGTGGTGCTCGGCGGACCCGGTACGCGTTGGGGACCGGTCATCGGCGGTTTCCTCTACATGTACCTGGACCACCGCCTGACCGACTTCGGCTCCTCCTCGGCGGTGGACAGCCTCCCCACCGTCCTCAGCGCCCCCCTGTCCCAACCCCTGTTCGTCCTCGGCACCGTCTTCATCCTGGCGGTGTACTTCTTCCCCGGCGGCCTAGCCAGCCTGAGCACCCGCCTAACTCCCCTCCGCCGCCTCCTCCACCGCCCCACCCGCTGA